The following proteins are encoded in a genomic region of Lactiplantibacillus plantarum:
- a CDS encoding sunset domain-containing protein has product MHHAKKLVVALTSLLILTGCTTGNQQAANHTSVKTKTVRVEKRTAANKAAWAKARAASRANAASAKALSSNTTQLAIATSQAKRQSEQLKAKHDDAMASSKSASQAAAKSAASEAAAQSRSQSEAQSASAVAAASQSKQAVKASSQAAAQSQQTQTSTATTSRQNNFSGDTDTAQTGRIVGNRNSKIYHVETGQNYRMAGKNAVYFSTEDAARAAGFRKSFR; this is encoded by the coding sequence ATGCACCATGCAAAAAAACTCGTCGTTGCACTAACGAGTCTACTCATCTTAACCGGCTGTACCACTGGTAATCAACAAGCCGCCAACCATACCAGTGTCAAAACCAAGACGGTTCGGGTTGAGAAACGGACTGCTGCTAATAAAGCCGCCTGGGCAAAAGCAAGGGCCGCTAGTCGGGCTAACGCGGCCTCAGCCAAAGCTCTTAGTTCAAACACGACCCAACTCGCAATTGCAACTAGTCAGGCTAAGCGTCAATCCGAACAACTAAAAGCAAAACATGACGACGCAATGGCATCATCAAAATCAGCGTCACAGGCTGCCGCCAAATCAGCTGCTAGTGAAGCGGCCGCACAATCACGCTCCCAGTCAGAAGCCCAGTCCGCTTCGGCCGTCGCAGCCGCTAGCCAATCTAAGCAAGCGGTCAAGGCCAGCAGTCAAGCAGCTGCTCAAAGTCAACAAACTCAAACTAGTACCGCAACCACGAGTCGGCAGAATAATTTTTCTGGCGATACCGATACCGCCCAAACTGGACGCATCGTGGGTAACCGTAATTCCAAAATTTATCACGTTGAAACGGGTCAAAACTACCGGATGGCCGGTAAAAATGCCGTTTACTTTAGTACGGAAGACGCGGCGCGGGCCGCTGGTTTCCGTAAGTCATTTCGATAG
- a CDS encoding DNA/RNA non-specific endonuclease — MALIGTILLFATLYWFWRLHRRYRGRQWWRHSWPAIIALLVSFSILGTSDESTQPTVKTKTVTKTHLVTANNDKQLTALQAANRASASSLKQAAKKLSSSQQHIDKLKATNKQAGATSTTAPTKVNSDHNPSNNALASKTYNGQQTITINQNQPAFTAKELSTSQGAWQQYGNLDSLNRVTAANALLNQSLMPKAEREALNVRPTGWHNKRISSGWLYNRSHLIGYQLTGQNNNIKNLMTGTRSLNDPEMTTYENQVAAYLKESPKNYVRYQVTPIFKGNELLARGVQMRGQSVGSNTVSFNVYIFNIQPGMTLNYTDGTSQVSH, encoded by the coding sequence ATGGCATTGATCGGCACCATCTTATTATTTGCAACCCTGTACTGGTTCTGGCGCTTACATCGGCGCTACCGTGGGCGCCAATGGTGGCGGCATAGTTGGCCGGCCATTATCGCATTGCTCGTCAGCTTTAGTATTCTCGGCACATCTGATGAATCCACTCAGCCAACTGTGAAGACAAAGACCGTTACTAAGACCCACTTAGTAACGGCTAATAATGACAAGCAACTGACGGCACTTCAAGCTGCCAATCGTGCTTCTGCTAGCAGCTTAAAGCAGGCTGCGAAAAAACTTTCGAGTAGTCAACAACATATTGACAAGCTCAAGGCTACGAACAAGCAAGCTGGCGCAACTTCGACAACAGCACCAACCAAGGTCAATTCTGACCATAACCCAAGTAACAATGCGTTGGCTAGTAAAACTTACAACGGTCAACAAACGATCACGATTAATCAGAATCAGCCCGCATTTACCGCTAAGGAGCTCAGTACGAGTCAGGGTGCCTGGCAACAATATGGCAATTTAGACTCACTTAACCGGGTGACGGCTGCTAATGCCCTCTTAAATCAGTCACTGATGCCCAAAGCTGAACGTGAGGCCTTGAATGTTCGACCAACTGGTTGGCATAACAAACGCATCAGTAGCGGTTGGCTTTACAACCGCAGTCATCTGATTGGCTATCAATTAACGGGGCAGAACAACAATATCAAGAACCTCATGACCGGAACCCGTTCTTTGAATGACCCTGAAATGACGACCTATGAAAACCAAGTTGCGGCCTATTTGAAAGAAAGTCCGAAAAACTACGTCCGCTACCAAGTGACCCCCATTTTCAAAGGTAACGAATTGTTAGCCCGCGGTGTTCAAATGCGTGGTCAGTCAGTTGGTAGCAATACTGTTAGTTTTAATGTCTATATTTTCAATATCCAGCCCGGTATGACCTTGAACTATACTGATGGCACTAGTCAGGTCAGTCACTAA
- the rplL gene encoding 50S ribosomal protein L7/L12 encodes MAFDKDAIIDSLKEASISDLNDLVKAIEEEFDVSASAPVAVAGAAGGDAAAAKDSYDVELTESGDQKVKAIKAVRDITGLGLKDAKGLVDNVPSIIKEGVSEDEANDMKAKLEEVGGVVTLK; translated from the coding sequence ATGGCTTTTGATAAAGATGCTATTATCGACTCATTAAAAGAAGCTTCAATCTCAGATTTAAACGACTTAGTTAAGGCTATCGAAGAAGAATTCGATGTCTCAGCTTCAGCCCCTGTTGCTGTTGCCGGTGCTGCTGGTGGCGACGCTGCCGCTGCTAAGGATTCATACGATGTTGAATTAACTGAATCCGGTGACCAAAAGGTTAAGGCTATTAAGGCCGTTCGTGATATCACTGGTCTTGGCTTGAAAGATGCTAAGGGTCTTGTTGATAACGTACCTTCAATCATCAAAGAAGGCGTTTCAGAAGACGAAGCCAACGATATGAAAGCTAAGCTTGAAGAAGTTGGTGGTGTCGTTACCCTTAAGTAA
- the rplJ gene encoding 50S ribosomal protein L10 produces the protein MSKETIAVKAQEVEEVAEQLKSSVSAIVVDYRGLTVEQVTDLRKQLREAGVKMRVIKNKIMVRAADKAGFEDLKPVFAGPTAVAFSEEDPVAPAKILANFAKTADALQLKGGVIEGKVADLETVQEYATMPSREELLATIANLLQAPVRNVAYAVKAVAEKGDEDAA, from the coding sequence TTGAGTAAAGAAACAATTGCTGTTAAAGCACAAGAAGTCGAAGAAGTTGCAGAACAATTGAAGAGCTCAGTATCAGCCATTGTTGTTGATTACCGTGGTTTGACTGTTGAACAAGTAACTGATTTACGTAAGCAATTACGTGAAGCCGGTGTTAAGATGCGCGTTATCAAGAACAAGATCATGGTGCGTGCCGCTGATAAGGCCGGATTTGAAGACTTAAAACCTGTATTTGCTGGTCCTACTGCCGTTGCCTTCTCTGAAGAAGACCCAGTTGCTCCTGCAAAGATCTTGGCTAACTTCGCGAAGACCGCTGATGCCCTTCAATTAAAGGGTGGCGTGATCGAAGGTAAAGTTGCTGATCTTGAAACTGTTCAAGAATACGCTACGATGCCATCACGTGAAGAATTATTGGCTACGATCGCCAACTTGTTACAAGCACCTGTTCGTAACGTTGCATACGCTGTTAAGGCGGTTGCTGAAAAAGGCGACGAAGACGCAGCTTAA
- the rplA gene encoding 50S ribosomal protein L1, with protein sequence MAKKSKQYQDAAKLVDRDKAYDVTEAVDLVKKMDFAKFDATVEVAFKLNVDTKQADQQLRGAVVLPNGTGKDQTVIVFAKGDKAKEAEEAGADFVGETDLVQKIQDGWLDFDVAIATPDMMAQVGRLGRVLGPKGLMPNPKTGTVTMDVAKAVNDSKAGKVTYRTDRDGNVHVPVGKVSFDTDKLVGNFKTIEDTIVKARPASVRGTFIQNLVVTSTFTPAVRVDLASF encoded by the coding sequence ATGGCAAAGAAAAGTAAACAATACCAAGACGCCGCTAAGCTCGTTGATCGTGACAAAGCTTACGATGTAACTGAAGCGGTAGACTTGGTTAAAAAAATGGATTTCGCAAAGTTTGATGCAACTGTTGAAGTTGCCTTCAAATTAAACGTTGATACAAAGCAAGCCGACCAACAACTTCGTGGCGCGGTTGTCCTTCCTAATGGTACCGGTAAAGATCAAACCGTTATCGTTTTTGCTAAGGGTGACAAGGCTAAAGAAGCTGAAGAAGCCGGTGCTGACTTTGTTGGTGAAACTGATTTAGTTCAGAAGATCCAAGACGGTTGGTTAGACTTTGATGTCGCAATCGCTACCCCTGACATGATGGCCCAAGTTGGTCGTTTAGGTCGGGTTCTTGGACCTAAAGGCTTAATGCCTAACCCTAAGACTGGTACGGTTACGATGGACGTTGCTAAAGCCGTTAACGATTCAAAAGCTGGTAAGGTGACTTACCGGACTGACCGTGACGGTAACGTTCACGTTCCTGTTGGCAAGGTATCATTCGATACTGACAAGTTAGTTGGTAACTTCAAGACCATTGAAGACACCATCGTGAAAGCTCGTCCAGCCTCAGTACGTGGGACTTTCATCCAAAACTTAGTTGTTACTTCAACCTTTACCCCAGCGGTACGTGTTGATTTAGCATCATTTTAA
- the rplK gene encoding 50S ribosomal protein L11, translating into MAKKVANVVKLQIPAGKATPAPPVGPALGQAGINIMGFTKDFNARTADQAGMIIPVVITVYEDRSFDFITKTPPAAVLLKKAAGVESGSGEPNTKKVATVTKDQVKQIAETKMQDLNAADVEAAMRMIEGTARSMGFTVEG; encoded by the coding sequence GTGGCTAAAAAAGTAGCTAACGTTGTTAAATTACAAATTCCTGCGGGCAAAGCAACACCTGCTCCGCCAGTTGGCCCAGCTTTAGGTCAAGCAGGTATCAATATCATGGGTTTCACAAAGGATTTCAATGCTCGTACTGCTGATCAAGCAGGTATGATCATCCCTGTTGTGATTACGGTGTACGAAGATCGTTCATTCGACTTCATCACTAAGACCCCACCTGCTGCCGTTCTATTGAAGAAAGCTGCCGGTGTTGAAAGTGGTTCCGGTGAACCTAACACGAAGAAGGTTGCAACTGTAACCAAAGATCAAGTTAAGCAAATCGCCGAAACTAAAATGCAAGATCTAAACGCAGCTGACGTTGAAGCAGCTATGCGCATGATCGAAGGTACTGCTCGGAGTATGGGATTCACCGTCGAAGGCTAA
- a CDS encoding alpha/beta hydrolase — protein MAEVILVIIGALVLGILGRITFKFWQYGRPQHLRQSVSANSADDSAVTLFIPGYAGNRFSFGGMLQRFTAGGIANKSLVVMIDRHNHPHVTGELDAYRPMVQLIFATPRVAVRQQAAGVLAVVQYLIAHEHVQTINLVAHSMGGVVLFQYLTTAAKLVNLPEVRKVVTIGAPFNDSEVGQNTYPIENHPLTATGPTKTTPVYNYFLRTLQRLPNTISYLNIAGNIGDAAQSDGAVALNSALSLRFLLRPTRDQYQEFVVHGKNARHSRLHENYEVDRQIVQFLYPEATKKVAGEK, from the coding sequence TTGGCAGAAGTAATTTTAGTCATCATCGGCGCCTTAGTGCTCGGTATTTTGGGGCGTATCACCTTTAAATTTTGGCAATACGGGCGACCGCAGCATTTGCGGCAGTCGGTGTCGGCTAATTCAGCAGATGATAGCGCCGTGACGCTATTTATTCCAGGGTATGCGGGCAACCGGTTCTCTTTTGGTGGCATGCTCCAACGTTTTACGGCCGGGGGCATCGCCAATAAGTCATTAGTCGTAATGATTGATCGACATAATCATCCCCATGTGACTGGTGAGCTAGACGCTTACCGCCCAATGGTACAGTTGATTTTTGCCACGCCACGCGTTGCTGTACGGCAACAGGCGGCGGGCGTCTTGGCAGTTGTGCAGTATTTGATTGCGCATGAGCACGTTCAGACGATCAATTTAGTCGCTCATTCGATGGGTGGTGTGGTGCTCTTTCAATACTTGACGACAGCTGCCAAACTGGTCAATTTACCGGAAGTCCGCAAGGTTGTCACAATTGGTGCGCCGTTTAATGATAGTGAGGTCGGGCAAAATACGTATCCGATTGAAAACCACCCGTTGACGGCGACCGGACCAACTAAGACCACGCCCGTTTATAATTATTTTTTGCGAACGCTCCAACGATTGCCAAACACGATTTCGTATTTGAATATTGCGGGTAACATTGGCGATGCGGCGCAAAGTGATGGTGCTGTCGCTCTGAATAGTGCGTTGTCATTGCGCTTTTTACTGCGACCAACGCGTGACCAGTATCAAGAATTTGTGGTACATGGTAAGAATGCCCGCCATTCACGATTACATGAAAACTATGAAGTTGATCGCCAAATCGTCCAGTTTTTATATCCAGAAGCCACAAAAAAGGTTGCTGGTGAAAAATAG
- the nusG gene encoding transcription termination/antitermination protein NusG, translating to MVESVEKRWYVLHTYAGYENKVSSNLESRIQSMGMEDNIFRVVVPEEEAHEVKNGKDKVEMKKIFPGYVLVEMVMTDQAWYIVRNTPGVTGFLGSHGQGSKPTPLLPEEAEQILHQLGMSARHTELDVEVGEQVTIIDGAFSGGSGEITEIDNEKMKLKVNINMFGRETSTELDFDQVDQIR from the coding sequence ATGGTCGAGTCTGTTGAGAAAAGATGGTATGTCTTACATACCTACGCTGGTTATGAAAATAAGGTTAGTTCTAACTTGGAATCCCGTATTCAATCTATGGGAATGGAAGACAATATTTTCCGGGTCGTTGTTCCCGAAGAAGAAGCTCATGAAGTCAAGAATGGGAAAGACAAAGTTGAAATGAAGAAGATCTTCCCCGGGTACGTTTTGGTTGAAATGGTCATGACGGACCAAGCTTGGTATATTGTTCGGAATACGCCAGGTGTTACTGGGTTCTTAGGATCACATGGGCAAGGTAGTAAACCAACGCCATTGTTGCCTGAAGAAGCGGAACAAATCTTGCATCAACTAGGCATGAGTGCTCGGCATACCGAATTGGACGTTGAAGTTGGCGAACAAGTTACCATCATCGATGGCGCTTTCTCTGGCGGTTCTGGTGAAATTACTGAAATTGACAACGAAAAGATGAAGCTCAAGGTTAATATCAATATGTTCGGTCGGGAAACAAGTACTGAATTGGACTTCGATCAAGTTGACCAGATTCGGTAA
- the secE gene encoding preprotein translocase subunit SecE: MRLFKFFGQVGHEMKKVTWPTWRENRRDSWTVVSTSLFFVAFFALFDWIIQLLLQMLTSWH, encoded by the coding sequence ATGCGCTTATTTAAATTTTTTGGTCAAGTTGGACATGAAATGAAAAAAGTGACCTGGCCAACTTGGCGGGAAAATCGTCGTGATTCGTGGACAGTTGTCTCAACATCACTGTTCTTCGTGGCGTTTTTCGCTTTATTTGATTGGATTATCCAATTATTATTACAAATGTTAACAAGCTGGCATTAA
- the rpmG gene encoding 50S ribosomal protein L33 — MAQKKVALACTVCGSRNYTIDANPNRTDRLEVKKFCKYCGKHTLHRETR, encoded by the coding sequence ATGGCACAGAAAAAAGTTGCACTGGCATGTACCGTTTGTGGTTCGCGGAACTACACGATTGATGCTAACCCGAATCGAACTGACCGCTTAGAAGTTAAGAAATTTTGTAAATATTGTGGTAAACACACACTTCATCGTGAAACGCGGTAG
- a CDS encoding sigma-70 family RNA polymerase sigma factor translates to MNEQQLIHLAADGDDASINALAQQYVPVVWRLRRQYYVRNFDEDDWLQEGRIAVYRAAKKYQRLRQCSFGTYYRVLLSNQIIDHIRRTQARKRRPEGDILSLDVNDEDILCNIQTLRASTLDVVHVREQVRIFPAICSAFEGLVFMDLLAGQSPERIALSRQVEVDQVVNATDRCRKKMRDFLQDAA, encoded by the coding sequence GTGAATGAACAGCAATTGATCCACTTAGCAGCAGATGGTGATGATGCAAGCATTAATGCATTAGCCCAGCAGTATGTGCCAGTTGTTTGGCGGTTGCGGCGGCAATACTATGTCCGGAACTTTGACGAGGATGATTGGCTTCAAGAAGGTCGAATTGCAGTTTATCGAGCGGCTAAAAAGTATCAACGGCTACGGCAATGTAGCTTTGGCACTTATTACCGGGTGCTATTGAGTAATCAGATTATTGATCATATTCGGCGGACACAGGCTCGCAAGCGTCGTCCGGAAGGGGATATCTTATCACTGGATGTTAATGATGAGGATATCTTATGCAATATTCAGACGCTAAGGGCCTCGACCCTTGATGTGGTTCATGTTCGTGAGCAGGTGCGGATTTTTCCAGCAATCTGTTCGGCATTTGAAGGATTGGTTTTTATGGATCTATTGGCAGGGCAATCGCCAGAACGGATTGCATTGAGTCGGCAAGTGGAAGTTGATCAAGTGGTCAACGCCACGGATCGATGCCGCAAGAAGATGCGTGACTTTTTACAAGACGCTGCCTGA
- a CDS encoding YacP-like NYN domain-containing protein, producing the protein MKQQLLIVDAYNMIGNWPELNHLKQTDRLPQARDELISMLTEYKKITGLNISLVFDAMYVPGNSKSYRQADLEIIWTSKDQTADSYIEKYAGEKQSRVLQVTVATSDQAEQWVIFSEGALRVPALELRHRVKTALKDVRHTAVRTQDLGAVRKSPWNDDQLSALDQYRQQLERNHVKHHHK; encoded by the coding sequence ATGAAACAACAATTATTGATTGTCGATGCTTACAATATGATTGGCAACTGGCCAGAACTCAATCATTTAAAACAAACGGACCGGTTGCCGCAAGCTCGTGACGAGTTAATTAGCATGTTGACTGAGTATAAAAAAATTACGGGCCTTAATATTAGCCTGGTTTTTGATGCGATGTACGTTCCGGGTAATTCTAAGAGTTATCGCCAAGCTGATCTTGAGATTATTTGGACGAGTAAAGACCAGACCGCTGACAGTTATATCGAAAAGTACGCGGGTGAAAAGCAATCGCGAGTACTTCAAGTGACGGTTGCGACTAGTGATCAGGCAGAACAATGGGTAATCTTTTCGGAAGGTGCATTACGAGTACCAGCCTTGGAATTACGACACCGCGTCAAGACTGCGCTGAAAGATGTGCGTCATACTGCCGTGCGCACCCAGGATTTAGGTGCCGTTCGTAAATCACCCTGGAATGATGATCAATTATCGGCCTTGGATCAGTACCGCCAACAACTAGAACGCAATCACGTTAAACATCATCACAAGTAA
- the rlmB gene encoding 23S rRNA (guanosine(2251)-2'-O)-methyltransferase RlmB — MKGGFPVSNNEQDQTAADFVIGRHPAMAAIKSDQQINKVFIQSGLQADVLNDIAKIAKKRNLIVQYVPKQKLDRLTDNANHQGVAVGVAAFEYATIDDLFAVAKAKNEAPFFLILDNIEDPHNLGSIMRTADAAGAHGIIIPKRRAVGLTSTVAKTSTGAIEHVKVARVTNLVQTVKQLQEAGLWIFGTDMNGTDYRQWDASGAVGLIIGNEGKGISPLLKKSVDEMLTIPMIGHVQSLNASVAASLLIYQGYTSRHPLGK, encoded by the coding sequence ATGAAGGGAGGGTTTCCAGTGTCAAATAACGAACAAGACCAAACAGCAGCTGACTTTGTAATCGGGCGGCACCCCGCCATGGCAGCAATCAAGAGTGATCAACAGATCAACAAAGTCTTTATTCAAAGCGGTCTACAGGCCGATGTACTGAATGACATTGCCAAGATTGCGAAGAAACGTAATTTGATCGTACAGTACGTGCCGAAACAAAAGTTAGACCGTTTAACCGACAACGCCAACCATCAGGGGGTAGCTGTGGGGGTGGCTGCTTTTGAATATGCCACCATTGATGATTTATTTGCTGTTGCTAAGGCTAAGAATGAAGCGCCATTTTTCTTGATCTTGGATAATATCGAAGATCCCCATAACTTAGGTTCGATTATGCGGACGGCCGATGCAGCTGGCGCCCATGGCATCATTATTCCGAAACGGCGCGCCGTGGGGTTAACCAGTACGGTTGCCAAGACGTCAACGGGGGCTATCGAACACGTGAAAGTTGCGCGGGTGACGAACTTGGTTCAAACGGTTAAACAATTGCAAGAAGCCGGTCTGTGGATCTTTGGGACTGATATGAACGGGACGGACTACCGACAGTGGGATGCTTCCGGTGCCGTTGGTTTGATTATTGGTAATGAAGGTAAGGGAATTTCACCATTACTTAAGAAGAGTGTGGACGAAATGTTGACCATTCCAATGATTGGTCATGTTCAAAGTTTGAATGCCAGTGTGGCGGCCAGCCTTCTGATTTATCAAGGCTACACGTCCCGGCATCCACTGGGAAAATAA
- a CDS encoding Mini-ribonuclease 3 → MQVDYQQLNGIALAYLGDAVYEPFIRQHLIESGFTKATKLHHHATHYVSAKAQAALIERMQAEEVLTPTEVDVFKRGRNAKSHTSAKHTDVVTYRISTGFEAVFGYLQLTQQADRIAELAQWCIKQVDEGRVSSVK, encoded by the coding sequence ATGCAAGTTGATTATCAACAATTAAACGGGATTGCACTCGCGTACCTCGGTGACGCGGTGTATGAACCGTTTATTCGCCAACATTTGATTGAAAGTGGTTTTACTAAAGCCACTAAGTTGCACCACCACGCGACCCACTATGTTTCAGCCAAAGCGCAAGCGGCACTGATCGAACGGATGCAGGCCGAAGAAGTTTTAACGCCAACTGAAGTGGACGTTTTTAAGCGTGGACGGAATGCCAAGAGTCATACGTCGGCCAAACATACCGATGTCGTCACTTACCGGATCTCAACCGGTTTTGAAGCCGTTTTTGGGTATTTACAATTGACTCAGCAGGCGGACCGAATTGCAGAACTGGCACAGTGGTGTATTAAACAAGTTGATGAAGGGAGGGTTTCCAGTGTCAAATAA